ACTAACAAagatgaattataaaaaataacattaagaAACATAcctcaaaattatatatgtaaacaatgcagtaaaaaatatttttgtctGATTGAGCATTGAAAATGTGAGCGAATCAAGATTCCTGTAAGATATTTGCAGCAGGCTGTTTTGTAATGCATAAATTGCAGCAGGAAGTCCTGATGCGGTGAGTGAGCCAACCAAAGTCCACTCACCATATAATTTCTTCAAAGTACCATCTCTTGCCATGAGAATCAGGGCGCATATTACCTATAATATAAGGTGGAAAAGTAGACAAAGCATAAAATTTTgcttaaatttgataaaacatagaataaaataacatgTAAAAGAAACCAAGATTGATGCGTATGGAAAATGAATTTATTGCTACCTTAGCTATCTCGCATGTTAAGACTAGTGTAGTCACAATAACTTCTCGTCTGCATGAAAATCCACtaaaagttttagaaatttgaCATAATTGCTCACctattattcaatatttaagGTAATACATGAGTTCAAAACGAGCTATTACTAGCAATTGCAAATTATAAAACCCTATTTCATACTACTGTTCGAAAATGTGCATCGATAGGATATGCATTTAGCGCTGTTTGCTGATATAAAATCATGTGCAAGAATTGAAATtcaattgtaaaataaagtCATTTTTGTGGCATGATTTTGAGCTCTTCCAAAAGGAAATGTCATGTTTGTTTAAGTTGAAAGAATAGAATTATAGGCAAGCAACTATGAGATTTCCAAAGGTGAGAATTTTACAAAATAGAATTCAATTGAACTAAATTCTcgcaatatatatttttttcttaaataatttctaacgAGGTATAAAATCTGACTAATTAGATGTTcctaaagaaatgaaaaaataaagaaaaagaaaaatccggAGCCTAAAGTAgatgaaatgaaagaaaggtTACCCGGTGAAACATTTGGAGATGAGAGGCTGAGCTCCATATTGAAAAGTGAGCAACATGGAGTAGAACCAAACCCTTGCATTCATCCCGTCGGATCCCGAGTTGGTTTCTTTGCGCTTCGCCGCCATAATTGGCGGTGCTGAGAAGTTGAGACCGGTTGCTTTTTTGGTCCTATtgctcctttcttttttctaaaaaaaaaaaaagaaaaaagttgtGACTTTGGTGATGATGTGGTGTCGTTGAAATCTAACCGAAGAATAATTCCATTGGGCTGCCCGCGTGGGCCCCGAAATTGAATGGAGTTACAGGTCCCACACGACGCCGTGTTCGTTcacaccttttttttttctttttgcttcattattaattttacctgattttatgttttctttagcAGTTGCTCTAATGTAccatgagtttttcttttttagaaatattaataaataaattacttttttggCCTTTATTCTCTCAATCACTATGTAATGAGgcatgtaataaaaaaaatccatttatttatctgaaaataattttaatgtgtCTAAAATATAACTGACAGAATATGATCTcttaatacattttttttctttttattattatttcaaaaagacTTGCCACGGTATatagaaggaaaaaaattcaagttttatttttttcttttataaattttaagtttagtAGAagataagaatattttaagagttattattaaaatttatgtaaaaagaaaagataaagctTGAATAttactctttattttcttcgtttcataaattttaatatcaacTAAAATATTCTCACCCTCTGCTAAGCTgttatagttataaatagcGATCCCAAATTGTCctgtttaaaatttagattagaAAAACCCAATTCCATTATTTTTCATCCTGGTGATCAGAAGAGCTGAAAATGTTATCATGAGTTTGTGAGCTGCTCTTAGTGATCTGCAGAATTTAGTTGTAATAGATTGTTCTCCTTCACAGTTTAATAGATGGTCTCATTATTGGTTAAACAAATTAgaaaatacatacatatatatatatatatatatatctttaagTTTTTCAACAATTATAACTTAGATTTGAATGCTTGGTGATACCCACTTTCCAATTTGTGCTAGCCAGAGTGCAACTAGTATATCCGGTAATCTTACACTTGGACTTGGACATTCCCCTGTATCCCTTCTTCATTGCGAGAAGATGGATGCCGATTcagttattttttgttatttcaaGCATCGAGCTGAATTTCCTATATCATGAAGTGCTAAAGCAGGGCAGAAACTGATTAACTTTTCAATGTTATTTGAAACAAAGGCATTGCTTTTGTTCTGTGATAGATCATTCTCCCTCTTCACTCATCTTGGTAGTAGAAGagataagaatttatttagaattaacCCTATTCCTTTATTCACATTTACTGCCAATGTTAAAACCTGAATCGATCATTCATGTTATATCTCAATGATTTCTTCTATAGCAGATGTCAAATGAAAAACTTGTCTGAATATTGAATCCTCGAATATGACATTACAAGTCTCGAACATATCTTTGTGCTTAATATTATTAGTGCTTCAGGGTCAGTATCCAAGTTATATCCCAAAAATTTTCAGGTATTAAGGTAAACACTCTTTATATACAGGGTCTATGTACAAAACTTGACACTTGACACTCATAACGAAAGATCTACTCTTTGTATCAATATTTACCACCGGCAAATCCCAGGAGCCTCTGTTCTGCTCAAAGCAAGTATCTCCTCATACTTCGTACCATACACAAAGCCCCACAACTACAATTCAcaaagaaagaggaaaatgTTTTTTAATGCGAATGAATTTAGTGCTTGTGAGCCATATTATAGATTGTGTAGGAGTGTGTGTTTGTAGGGGAGTACTTCTCATACCTCAACTTCTTTAACTTCAAAGTCTTCGGAGCGTGCAAGACAAGGGTTCCCATAGGTTTCTGATACCGAGCTTGATCCATTTAATCTTGATGGGAAATAGGAATATCAGTAACAAGTATGACTGTGTTGTATGCTCAAGTTTTTTAAAGTTGGTTCTCAGAAAGAGATGCCATCTACATCACTCAATTGGGTCTAAAACAAGTACATGAGTTACAGAGAAAAAAGTAAGGGCTTACAGATCACCGTCCAAGTAGAGTGCAAAGTGGCCACCCCCACCAATTGCTAGGAAGTCTGTTGTGCACAAAGTGAAATAGCGATTTGCACCTGTTACAATAGTGCCATTAGAGCAACCATTAAAAGGTCAACACATATCCCAACCTCCTTCTAAAGAAACATCTTCGGGGTAGGCTTTTCTGTGTGCCCCAGTTAGATATTGCTTCAGCAAATCAATTAACCTTCCACATTATCTCACTCTTCAGATGTCCATAATTTGCAGTAATCAGACACTTGGGACAGGTATATTGAACTCAATCCATATATGATTTGATTACATGTAATAATCAGACATGAGATCTAAATATTCTATATTCAAGCATTTCCAAGCAATATAAGAGTACTGAAAATAACATTCTAGAAGCTGGAGAGTAGGAGCTATAGCATCTAGTACCATAATGTTCTATAGAGGGATTAATATGACTTGATGATGTAACTGAATGTCCTATGTTCTTCATGACAATTGGGATCTCCAAGTAACAGGGAAGAAAAGCATAGCTTGTGCTTGTAGCTATATATAGTGTCTACTACATCTAAAAATGCTCATGAACTTAAAATTGCATAAGATACAACAAACTTTCATCCCTCAGAAGATATGAGATAACATAAATGCTGTTTATCAAAGTCAAAGGCAGGGGCAGAAATCCCGGAACATAAGAGTTCTATCCTTAACAACCATAAGCACATGTGCACACAATCAACTtccttgtaattttttttgaactgacaacagaaaatataaaataaggaaCATTTTGACACATGATTGAAACCATATCTGATCCAATGTTTCCAAATTTAGAATTCAAATTTGTCTCCTAGAGGGCATGGAGGGAGATACCTGTTGGTCGGAATATCACAGGATCGCCAGGCGTATTAGTGAAAACAAAGGTGCTGTTTGTTCCCTGTTCAAAATTCAACATCaacaaaaaatttcaaaaggaAATGCTAGCCAAATGAATTCAGgcagaaatttaatttagcgCCACCTGATATTTTCTCTTGTTCGTTGGTCTTAGGGGTGCCTCAACCAGGCCACCAAAAACTGCACCTTTTCTGTCTCCAACAACCTGAAAGAAATTTAACAGAATGGAGGAGCAGTTTTATCTGCAAGCAAAAATTAACGTGCATAGAAGCTAAAATGCCAGggaaaataacaatttaatgCAAATATAATGATTTATGATCCTGGAAGACATCAAACATTTACTTTCCttagcaaataataaaatcaatatccTAGGCTTAATTGAACAGGGCTGCATTATATCTTTCTCAGATTCTTTTTCAAGTTGGTAGCTGAAAACTGTAATACTAAACAGAAGCTTTGTTTGAAAAGTAAAAGTTTGAAAATTATTCCAGCTGACATGTTTTCTACACATGCATAACAGGAGTACATCAAACACAAAATACCCAATCAGATGCTCAAGAATTCAACATTGCTAACAAATCAAACCAAAAAGAAGGGAAAAAAGGGTCTTCAATTTGCATAGAGaccttgagaaaacaatatgagaaagtacATGCAAGATACAACAGAAAAACTATGAAAGAATGATATAAAGACAACAGATAATAAAGCATTACCAGTAGACTTAGTCCAGGCCAAAGCATGCTTCTTCTATATAAAGTTGAAAGTGATATTCCATGCCGCCATGTACTGCAAAGAATAACAGAGACAAACACAGGTATGCAGTATGCACATAGTAGAGAGTTAATATAGCTCTAGTGGATCATTAGAAACTAATACTGGCAAATCCATACATATTATAAAAGCTGAAAACAATTAAAGTTGAGTTATTGTTACTGAACCTGTAAAGCATCAACCACTTCCTCCCATGAACAAGTGCAGGAAGTGAAGCATAAAGGACACTTCTTGCTTTCTCTGAAAGAAGCAATGAAGGCTCGGACATGTCAGGAAGATCTCCCAACTCAACAGGCTCTTTCACAGGTTGCATATTCTTCATCTCCAAtccataaaaattatcatcacTCTCATCAGCAATAATCATGTCGGAATTGCCCTTACGCTCTTGACCCCGATATCCACCAATTCTAGTAGCATGGTAAATAGCTTTAAGAGACTGCTTACCCCTAGAAAGTAAGCCCTTTCTTGTGCCACTCTCTTTCCTTACATTGTCAGATAACTGGTTAACCATTTCTGctatattatcatttttctcaTCTGCATTTGAGTTATCTCCAGACTCCGAAGATGACAATAGAGAATACAGAAATGCAGTAAAGGAAGAAGTATCTGGCCCATCAACTAAATCTCCAGTATCCTCTTCAGAAATTGACTCATGTTGATTCTTTATTGACTCATTCAGGTCTTCCTATCCAAATGATAAGTGAAGAGTTATAATTTAAGTTTTGGACAATTTCTCAACAGCCTAAACTAACTGTTATCAAGTCAAAATGCTGAAAACAAAGGATAAATTGTTAAACACCAATATATACTCGAAC
The sequence above is drawn from the Ricinus communis isolate WT05 ecotype wild-type chromosome 7, ASM1957865v1, whole genome shotgun sequence genome and encodes:
- the LOC8269059 gene encoding oxidation resistance protein 1 isoform X1; this translates as MGKAKSFKSKAVHFVSDLTTVFLNPISDKPSSKPPPHAHHPPTEDLNESIKNQHESISEEDTGDLVDGPDTSSFTAFLYSLLSSSESGDNSNADEKNDNIAEMVNQLSDNVRKESGTRKGLLSRGKQSLKAIYHATRIGGYRGQERKGNSDMIIADESDDNFYGLEMKNMQPVKEPVELGDLPDMSEPSLLLSEKARSVLYASLPALVHGRKWLMLYSTWRHGISLSTLYRRSMLWPGLSLLVVGDRKGAVFGGLVEAPLRPTNKRKYQGTNSTFVFTNTPGDPVIFRPTGANRYFTLCTTDFLAIGGGGHFALYLDGDLLNGSSSVSETYGNPCLARSEDFEVKEVELWGFVYGTKYEEILALSRTEAPGICRW
- the LOC8269059 gene encoding oxidation resistance protein 1 isoform X2, translating into MGKAKSFKSKAVHFVSDLTTVFLNPISDKPSSKPPPHAHHPPTVDLNESIKNQHESISEEDTGDLVDGPDTSSFTAFLYSLLSSSESGDNSNADEKNDNIAEMVNQLSDNVRKESGTRKGLLSRGKQSLKAIYHATRIGGYRGQERKGNSDMIIADESDDNFYGLEMKNMQPVKEPVELGDLPDMSEPSLLLSEKARSVLYASLPALVHGRKWLMLYSTWRHGISLSTLYRRSMLWPGLSLLVVGDRKGAVFGGLVEAPLRPTNKRKYQGTNSTFVFTNTPGDPVIFRPTGANRYFTLCTTDFLAIGGGGHFALYLDGDLLNGSSSVSETYGNPCLARSEDFEVKEVELWGFVYGTKYEEILALSRTEAPGICRW